In one Pseudomonas sp. 31-12 genomic region, the following are encoded:
- a CDS encoding GntR family transcriptional regulator: MNEQLQPLKKQPRAGKAGRSGTQDDIVYAHIFEAILEQRLAPGTKLSEEALGEIFGVSRTIIRRALSRLAHEGVVLLRPNRGAVVASPSVEEARQVFLARRLVERAITELAVQHATAEQIAELRQMVDDERDSFSRGDRGAGIRLSGEFHLKLAEAAKNAPLISFQRSLVSQTSLIIAQYESGNRSHCSYDEHTQLIDAIEARNGELAVNLMMHHMDHIDSKLNLDEESASDDLHAVFSHLLQTKKPGRPAAKL; the protein is encoded by the coding sequence ATGAACGAACAGTTGCAGCCCCTAAAGAAACAACCGCGAGCAGGCAAAGCCGGCCGCAGCGGTACCCAGGACGATATTGTCTACGCGCATATCTTCGAGGCCATCCTCGAACAGCGTCTGGCGCCCGGCACCAAGTTGAGCGAAGAAGCGCTGGGGGAAATTTTCGGGGTCAGTCGCACCATCATTCGCCGCGCGCTATCGCGCCTGGCCCATGAAGGCGTCGTGCTGCTGCGTCCGAATCGCGGCGCTGTCGTTGCCAGCCCGAGTGTCGAAGAGGCCCGTCAGGTGTTCCTCGCGCGGCGTCTGGTCGAGCGCGCGATCACTGAACTGGCGGTTCAGCATGCCACTGCCGAGCAGATTGCCGAGCTGCGGCAGATGGTCGACGACGAACGGGACAGCTTCTCCCGTGGCGATCGCGGTGCCGGCATCCGTCTGTCGGGCGAATTCCACCTGAAACTGGCCGAAGCGGCGAAGAACGCACCGCTGATCAGCTTCCAGCGCAGCCTGGTGTCCCAGACTTCGCTGATCATCGCCCAGTACGAGAGCGGCAACCGTTCCCACTGTTCCTACGACGAGCACACCCAACTGATCGACGCCATTGAAGCGCGCAACGGTGAGTTGGCGGTGAACCTGATGATGCATCACATGGATCACATCGACAGCAAACTCAACCTCGACGAAGAAAGCGCGTCGGATGATTTGCATGCGGTGTTCTCGCATTTGTTGCAGACCAAGAAGCCGGGGCGGCCGGCAGCCAAACTCTGA
- the guaD gene encoding guanine deaminase — protein sequence MPLTRKAYRAAILHSIADPAEVGIEASYEYFEDGLLVVDNGQISALGHASELLPTLPADIEITHYQDALITPGFIDTHIHLPQTGMVGAYGEQLLDWLNTYTFPCESQFADKAHADEVADIFIKELLRNGTTTALVFGSVHPQSVNSFFEAAEQLDLRMIAGKVMMDRNAPDYLTDTAESSYVESKALIERWHGKGRLHYAVTPRFAPTSTPEQLTLAGQLLSEYPDLYMQTHISENLKEVEWVKELFPERKGYLDVYDHYQLLGERSVFAHGVHLCDDECARLAETGSAIAFCPTSNFFLGSGLFNLPMAEKHKLNVGLGTDVGGGTSFSLLQTLNEAYKVMQMQGARLSPFKSLYLATLGGAQALRLEDKIGTLQPGTDADFLVLDYNATPLLSYRLKQANNIAETLFVLMTLGDDRTVLQTYAAGNQVHQR from the coding sequence ATGCCTTTGACTCGCAAAGCCTACCGCGCCGCCATCCTGCACAGCATCGCCGACCCTGCCGAAGTGGGCATCGAAGCCTCGTATGAGTATTTCGAAGACGGCCTGCTGGTGGTCGATAACGGCCAGATCAGCGCCCTCGGCCACGCCAGCGAATTGCTGCCGACCCTGCCGGCCGATATCGAGATCACTCATTATCAGGACGCGCTGATCACCCCGGGCTTCATCGACACCCACATTCACCTGCCGCAAACCGGCATGGTCGGCGCCTACGGCGAGCAGTTGCTGGACTGGCTCAACACCTACACCTTCCCGTGCGAAAGCCAGTTCGCCGACAAGGCTCACGCCGATGAAGTCGCGGACATTTTCATCAAGGAATTGCTGCGCAACGGCACCACCACGGCCCTGGTGTTCGGCAGCGTGCACCCGCAATCGGTGAATTCGTTCTTCGAGGCCGCCGAACAGCTGGACCTGCGGATGATCGCCGGCAAGGTGATGATGGACCGGAACGCACCGGACTACCTGACCGACACCGCCGAATCCAGTTACGTCGAAAGCAAGGCGCTGATCGAGCGCTGGCACGGCAAGGGCCGCTTGCACTACGCGGTCACCCCGCGCTTTGCCCCGACCAGCACCCCGGAACAACTGACCCTCGCCGGCCAGTTGCTGAGTGAATACCCGGACCTGTACATGCAGACCCACATCAGCGAAAACCTGAAGGAAGTCGAGTGGGTCAAGGAACTGTTCCCCGAGCGCAAGGGCTACCTGGACGTTTACGATCACTACCAATTGCTGGGCGAGCGCTCGGTGTTTGCCCACGGCGTGCACCTGTGCGACGACGAATGCGCGCGGCTGGCGGAGACGGGTTCAGCGATTGCGTTCTGCCCGACTTCCAACTTCTTCCTCGGCAGTGGCCTGTTCAACCTGCCGATGGCCGAGAAGCACAAACTCAATGTCGGTTTGGGCACGGACGTCGGCGGCGGCACCAGTTTCTCGCTGCTGCAAACGTTGAACGAGGCGTACAAAGTCATGCAGATGCAAGGTGCTCGACTGAGCCCGTTCAAATCGTTGTACCTGGCGACTCTCGGCGGTGCGCAGGCGCTGCGTCTGGAAGACAAGATCGGCACCCTGCAACCGGGCACCGACGCGGACTTCCTGGTGCTGGATTACAACGCCACGCCGTTGCTGAGTTATCGTTTGAAGCAGGCCAATAACATTGCCGAGACGTTGTTTGTGCTGATGACGCTGGGGGATGACCGGACTGTTCTGCAGACGTATGCGGCGGGTAATCAGGTGCATCAGCGCTAA
- the xdhC gene encoding xanthine dehydrogenase accessory protein XdhC: MYNWIDALADLQSQGEPCVLVTIIEELGSTPRNAGSKMVISATQTFDTIGGGHLEYKAMQIGREMLASGKQDTHLERFSLGASLGQCCGGVTVLLFEPMGQVQAQIAVFGAGHVGRALVPLLASLPCRVRWIDSREAQFPEQIPHGVRKIVAEEPVDEIDNLPAGSYCIVMTHNHQLDLELTAAILKRNDFAYFGLIGSKTKRVKFEHRLRDRGFDSAVLQRMRCPMGIGEVKGKLPVEIAISIAGEIIATYNASFGQQTASAGSSIAKLLPASRRSQANS; encoded by the coding sequence ATGTACAACTGGATCGACGCCCTCGCCGACCTGCAATCCCAGGGTGAACCCTGCGTCTTGGTGACCATCATCGAAGAGCTCGGCTCCACGCCGCGCAATGCCGGTTCGAAAATGGTCATCAGCGCCACCCAGACCTTCGACACCATCGGTGGCGGGCACCTGGAATACAAGGCCATGCAGATCGGCCGCGAGATGCTGGCCAGCGGCAAACAAGACACGCACCTGGAGCGCTTCAGCCTCGGCGCCAGCCTGGGCCAGTGCTGCGGCGGCGTGACCGTGTTGCTGTTCGAACCGATGGGCCAGGTCCAGGCGCAGATCGCCGTGTTCGGCGCCGGCCATGTCGGCCGGGCACTGGTGCCGCTGCTCGCCAGCCTGCCCTGCCGGGTGCGCTGGATTGATTCGCGGGAAGCGCAATTCCCCGAACAGATCCCTCACGGCGTGCGCAAAATCGTCGCCGAAGAACCGGTGGATGAAATCGACAACCTGCCCGCCGGCAGCTACTGCATCGTCATGACCCACAACCACCAGCTCGACCTCGAACTCACCGCCGCGATCCTCAAGCGCAACGACTTCGCCTACTTCGGCCTGATCGGTTCGAAGACCAAACGGGTGAAGTTCGAACACCGCTTGCGTGACCGTGGTTTCGACAGCGCCGTGCTGCAACGCATGCGCTGCCCGATGGGCATCGGCGAAGTCAAAGGCAAGTTGCCTGTGGAAATCGCCATCTCCATCGCCGGCGAAATCATCGCCACCTATAACGCCAGTTTCGGCCAGCAAACCGCCAGCGCCGGATCATCGATTGCCAAACTGCTGCCTGCTTCACGCCGCAGCCAAGCCAACAGTTGA
- the xdhB gene encoding xanthine dehydrogenase molybdopterin binding subunit, producing the protein MSNHHAVEKTQAELAELFAKDLTTGVGRSVKHDSAAKHVSGEAQYIDDRLEFPNQLHLYARLSDRAHAKIISIDTKPCYAFEGVRIVITHEDVPGLKDIGPLLPGDPLLAIDDVQFVGQPVLAVAAKDLETARKAAMAAIIEYEDLEPVLDVVEALRKRHFVLDSHTHQRGDSAGALATAEHRIQGTLHIGGQEHFYLETQISSVMPTEDGGMIVYCSTQNPTEVQKLVAEVLDVSMNKIVVDMRRMGGGFGGKETQAASPACLCAVVAHLTGQPTKMRLPRVEDMLMTGKRHPFYVEYDVGFDSTGRLHGIALELAGNCGCSPDLSASIVDRAMFHADNSYYLGDATINGHRCKTNTASNTAYRGFGGPQGMVAIEEVMDAIARHLGLDPLAVRKANYYGKTERNVTHYYQTVEHNMLEEMTAELEESSQYAERREAIRRYNANSPILKKGLALTPVKFGISFTASFLNQAGALVHVYTDGSIHLNHGGTEMGQGLNTKVAQVVAEVFQVEMDRVQITATNTDKVPNTSPTAASSGADLNGKAAQNAAEIIKKRLVEFAARQYKVSEEDVEFHNGHVRVRDHILTFEALIQQAYFAQVSLSSTGFYKTPKIFYDRSQARGRPFYYYAFGAACCEVIIDTLTGEYKMLRTDILHDVGDSLNPAIDIGQVEGGFIQGMGWLTMEELVWNNKGKLMTNGPASYKIPAVADMPLDLRVKLVENRKNPEDTVFHSKAVGEPPFMLGIASWCAIKDAVASLGDYMHQPKIDAPATPERVLWGCEQMRQLKAAKAVEAEPELASL; encoded by the coding sequence ATGTCTAACCATCACGCCGTAGAGAAGACCCAGGCCGAACTGGCTGAACTGTTCGCCAAGGACCTGACCACCGGTGTCGGCCGCAGCGTCAAGCACGACAGCGCCGCCAAGCACGTGTCCGGTGAAGCGCAGTACATCGACGACCGCCTGGAGTTTCCCAATCAGCTGCACCTTTACGCACGCCTGTCGGACCGTGCCCACGCGAAAATTATCAGCATCGACACCAAGCCCTGCTACGCCTTCGAAGGCGTGCGCATCGTCATTACCCACGAAGACGTGCCGGGACTGAAAGACATCGGTCCGTTGCTGCCGGGTGATCCGCTGCTGGCGATTGATGACGTGCAATTCGTCGGTCAACCGGTGCTCGCCGTGGCTGCAAAAGACCTGGAAACCGCACGCAAAGCCGCGATGGCCGCGATCATCGAATACGAAGATCTCGAGCCGGTGCTGGACGTGGTCGAAGCGTTGCGCAAACGCCATTTCGTGCTCGACAGCCACACCCATCAGCGCGGCGATTCGGCCGGCGCCTTGGCGACCGCTGAACATCGTATTCAAGGCACGCTGCACATCGGTGGCCAGGAACACTTCTACCTCGAAACCCAGATCTCTTCGGTGATGCCGACTGAAGACGGCGGGATGATCGTTTACTGCTCGACGCAGAACCCCACCGAAGTGCAGAAGCTTGTCGCTGAAGTGCTCGACGTGTCGATGAACAAAATCGTCGTCGACATGCGCCGCATGGGCGGCGGTTTTGGTGGCAAGGAAACCCAGGCCGCGAGCCCGGCGTGCCTGTGCGCAGTGGTCGCGCACCTCACCGGCCAGCCGACCAAGATGCGCCTGCCACGCGTCGAAGACATGCTGATGACCGGCAAGCGCCACCCGTTTTACGTCGAGTATGACGTCGGCTTCGACAGCACCGGTCGCCTGCACGGCATCGCCCTGGAACTGGCCGGCAACTGCGGCTGCTCGCCGGACCTGTCAGCATCGATTGTCGACCGCGCAATGTTTCACGCCGACAACTCGTACTACCTGGGCGATGCGACCATCAATGGTCATCGCTGCAAGACCAACACCGCGTCTAACACTGCTTACCGTGGCTTCGGCGGCCCGCAAGGGATGGTCGCCATCGAAGAAGTGATGGACGCGATCGCCCGTCATCTGGGCCTCGATCCGCTGGCGGTGCGCAAGGCCAACTACTACGGCAAGACCGAGCGCAACGTCACCCATTACTACCAGACCGTCGAGCACAACATGCTCGAGGAAATGACCGCCGAACTGGAAGAAAGCAGCCAGTACGCCGAGCGCCGCGAAGCGATCCGTCGTTACAACGCGAACAGCCCGATCCTGAAAAAAGGCCTGGCGCTGACCCCGGTGAAATTCGGTATTTCCTTCACCGCCAGCTTCCTCAACCAGGCCGGTGCGCTCGTCCATGTGTACACCGACGGCAGCATCCACCTGAACCATGGCGGCACTGAAATGGGTCAAGGGTTGAACACCAAAGTTGCGCAGGTGGTGGCCGAAGTATTCCAGGTGGAAATGGACCGCGTGCAGATCACCGCCACCAATACCGACAAGGTGCCGAACACCTCGCCGACCGCTGCTTCCAGTGGTGCCGATCTCAACGGTAAAGCTGCACAGAACGCCGCTGAGATCATCAAGAAACGCCTCGTGGAATTCGCCGCGCGCCAGTACAAGGTCAGCGAAGAAGATGTGGAATTCCACAACGGCCATGTGCGGGTTCGCGATCACATCCTGACGTTCGAAGCGCTGATCCAGCAGGCGTATTTCGCCCAGGTGTCGCTGTCGAGCACCGGCTTCTACAAGACCCCGAAAATCTTCTACGACCGTAGCCAGGCGCGCGGTCGTCCGTTCTATTACTACGCGTTCGGTGCCGCCTGTTGCGAGGTGATCATCGACACCCTGACCGGCGAGTACAAAATGCTCCGTACCGACATCCTCCACGACGTCGGCGACTCGCTGAACCCGGCCATCGACATTGGCCAGGTCGAGGGCGGTTTCATCCAGGGCATGGGGTGGCTGACCATGGAAGAACTGGTGTGGAACAACAAGGGCAAGCTGATGACCAACGGCCCGGCCAGCTACAAGATTCCCGCCGTGGCCGACATGCCGCTCGACCTGCGGGTGAAGCTGGTTGAGAACCGCAAGAACCCGGAAGACACGGTGTTCCATTCCAAGGCCGTGGGTGAGCCGCCGTTCATGCTCGGCATCGCGTCGTGGTGCGCGATCAAAGATGCGGTGGCGAGCCTCGGTGACTACATGCATCAACCGAAGATCGATGCCCCGGCGACCCCGGAGCGGGTGTTGTGGGGGTGTGAGCAGATGCGGCAGTTGAAGGCGGCCAAAGCCGTTGAGGCTGAGCCGGAGTTGGCTTCGCTCTGA
- the xdhA gene encoding xanthine dehydrogenase small subunit, protein MIQFLLNQELRSEHALDPNLTVLNYLRDHVGKPGTKEGCASGDCGACTVVVGELQTDDDGREHIRYRSLNSCLTFVSSLHGKQLISVEDLKHQGELHSVQKAMVECHGSQCGFCTPGFVMSLFALQKNSDQPDAHKAHEALAGNLCRCTGYRPILAAAEQSCCDKQTDQFDAREADTIARLKAIAPTDIGELNSGDKRCLVPLTVADLADLYDAYPQARLLAGGTDLALEVTQFHRALPVMIYVGNVAEMKRIERFDDRLEIGAATALSDCYEALKAEYPDFGELLQRFASLQIRNQGTLGGNIGNASPIGDSPPLLIALGAQIVLCKGEVRRTMALEDYFIDYRVTARQESEFIEKIIVPRASAEQLFRAYKVSKRLDDDISAVCAAFNLRIENGVIADARVAFGGMAAIPKRANNCETVLLGSPFNHATVERACAALAEDFTPLSDFRASKEYRLLSAQNLLRKYFIELQTPHIETRVTAYV, encoded by the coding sequence GTGATCCAGTTTTTACTTAACCAGGAACTCCGTAGCGAGCACGCCCTGGACCCAAACCTGACCGTGCTCAATTATCTGCGCGACCATGTGGGCAAACCCGGCACCAAAGAAGGCTGCGCCAGCGGTGACTGCGGCGCCTGCACCGTGGTGGTCGGCGAGCTGCAAACGGATGACGATGGCCGCGAACACATTCGCTATCGCAGCCTCAACTCGTGCCTGACGTTCGTGTCGTCATTGCACGGCAAACAACTGATCAGCGTCGAAGACCTCAAGCACCAGGGCGAACTGCACAGCGTGCAGAAAGCCATGGTCGAGTGCCACGGCTCGCAGTGCGGCTTCTGCACCCCGGGCTTCGTAATGTCGCTGTTTGCGCTGCAAAAGAACAGCGATCAACCCGACGCCCATAAAGCCCACGAAGCGCTGGCCGGCAATCTCTGCCGCTGCACTGGCTATCGGCCGATTCTGGCCGCCGCCGAACAATCCTGCTGCGACAAGCAAACGGATCAGTTCGACGCTCGCGAAGCCGACACCATCGCCCGCCTGAAAGCCATCGCTCCCACCGACATCGGCGAACTCAACAGTGGCGACAAACGCTGCCTGGTGCCGCTGACCGTGGCCGATCTGGCAGACCTTTACGATGCTTATCCACAGGCCCGGCTGCTGGCCGGCGGTACGGACCTGGCGCTGGAAGTCACCCAGTTCCACCGCGCATTGCCGGTGATGATCTACGTCGGCAACGTCGCTGAAATGAAACGCATCGAGCGCTTCGACGACCGCCTGGAAATCGGCGCCGCGACGGCCCTCTCCGATTGCTACGAAGCCTTGAAAGCCGAGTACCCGGACTTCGGCGAACTGCTGCAACGCTTCGCTTCACTGCAGATCCGCAACCAGGGCACCCTCGGCGGCAACATCGGCAACGCTTCGCCAATCGGTGACTCGCCTCCCCTGCTGATCGCGTTGGGCGCGCAGATCGTTTTGTGCAAGGGCGAAGTCCGCCGGACGATGGCGCTGGAAGATTACTTCATCGATTACCGGGTCACCGCGCGCCAGGAAAGCGAGTTCATCGAAAAGATCATCGTGCCGCGTGCCAGCGCCGAACAACTGTTCCGTGCGTACAAGGTTTCCAAACGCCTGGACGATGATATTTCCGCCGTCTGCGCCGCGTTCAACCTGCGCATCGAAAACGGCGTGATCGCCGACGCCCGTGTGGCGTTCGGTGGCATGGCCGCGATTCCGAAACGCGCCAACAACTGCGAAACCGTGCTGCTCGGCTCACCGTTCAACCACGCCACCGTCGAACGCGCCTGCGCCGCATTGGCCGAAGATTTCACGCCGCTCTCGGACTTCCGCGCCAGCAAGGAATATCGCCTGCTCAGCGCGCAAAACCTGCTGCGCAAATACTTCATCGAACTGCAAACGCCGCACATCGAGACTCGGGTGACCGCTTATGTCTAA
- a CDS encoding GntR family transcriptional regulator: MTFKAPDSLAEQIAHHLAERIIRGEMKPGERIQEQKVTLALNVSRGSVREALLILERRHLIAILPRRGAHVTELTAHKVQSLCTLMSELYILLGNAVAKGWQVQADMAPFVQIQQRLAASYERQDIRTFVDDSFNVMRAAYPFANNPYLQETVENLQPAMSRAYFLALDQRKASMSEFLELFERLLAAVLARDFPQIREVLTAYAQRSSDLVVSALTDA, from the coding sequence ATGACGTTCAAGGCGCCGGACAGCCTCGCCGAGCAAATCGCCCATCACCTCGCCGAACGCATCATTCGTGGCGAAATGAAGCCGGGAGAGCGCATCCAGGAACAGAAGGTCACGCTGGCCCTCAATGTCAGCCGCGGTTCGGTCCGTGAGGCCTTGCTGATCCTCGAGCGCCGCCACCTGATCGCGATCCTGCCGCGACGCGGTGCCCACGTCACCGAGCTCACCGCCCATAAGGTGCAGAGCCTGTGCACGCTGATGAGCGAGCTCTATATTCTGCTAGGCAATGCCGTGGCCAAAGGCTGGCAGGTCCAGGCCGACATGGCGCCGTTCGTGCAGATCCAGCAGCGCCTGGCCGCGAGCTACGAGCGGCAGGACATCCGCACCTTCGTCGACGACAGCTTCAACGTGATGCGCGCCGCGTACCCGTTTGCCAACAACCCGTACTTGCAGGAAACCGTCGAGAACTTGCAGCCGGCCATGAGTCGCGCGTATTTCCTCGCCCTGGACCAGCGCAAGGCGTCGATGAGCGAGTTCCTCGAACTGTTCGAACGCTTGCTCGCGGCCGTACTGGCCCGTGACTTTCCGCAGATCCGCGAAGTGCTGACGGCCTATGCCCAGCGCAGCAGCGATCTGGTGGTTTCTGCCCTGACGGACGCTTAA
- the smc gene encoding chromosome segregation protein SMC yields the protein MRLKCIKLAGFKSFVDPTTVNFPSNMAAVVGPNGCGKSNIIDAVRWVMGESSAKNLRGESMTDVIFNGSTSRKPVSQASIELVFDNSDGTLLGEYAAYAEISIRRKVTRDSQTTYYLNGTKCRRRDITDIFLGTGLGPRSYSIIEQGMISKLIESKPEDLRNFIEEAAGISKYKERRRETENRIRRTHENLARLTDLREELERQLERLHRQAEAAKKYQEYKGEERQLKAQLSALRWQALNEQVGQREAIIGNQEVTFEALVAEQRNADAAIERFRDGHHDLSERFNLVQGRFYSVGGDIARVEQSIQHGQQRLRQLQDDLKEAERARLETESHLGHDRTLLLTLGEELDMLTPEQEVTSAAAEEAAAALEESETTMHAWQEQWDTFNLTAAEPRRQSEVQQSRIQQLETSMERLADRQKRLGEERALLSADPEDAAIMELSEQLAASEATLEDLQASEEAQVERLEQLRQELQLALQNQQQAQGDLQRLNGRLASLEALQQAALDPGTGTAEWLREQHLADRPRLAEGLKVEAGWELAVETVLGADLQAVLVDDFGDFDLAGFAQGDLRLLSPASDGVRVPGSLLDKVEARIDLSPWLGQVKPVESLEQALALRSQLTAGQSLISRDGYWVGRYFLRVRRASEAESGVLARGQEIQRLSIEREEREATVETLETQLQNLRAQQRQQENGREHLRRLLQDEARQQGELKAQLSAGKAKVEQLTLRRTRLDEELTELAEQRALEHENIGEARLQLQEALDAMALDTEQRELLLAQRDSLRERLDRVRQEARQHKDHAHQLAVRLGSLKAQHDSTRQALERLEMQSERLTEKREQLSLNLEEGEAPLEELRLKLEELLDKRMTVDEELKTAQIAMEDADRELRDAEKRRNQAEQQSQLIRGQMETQRMEWQALTVRRKTLEDQLLEDGYDLHGVLATLTAEASEKDAEEELERIAARIQRLGAINLAAIDEYQQQSERKRYLDAQNDDLVEALDTLENVIRKIDKETRNRFKDTFDQINGGLQALFPKVFGGGRAYLELTGEDLLDTGVTIMAQPPGKKNSTIHLLSGGEKALTALALVFAIFKLNPAPFCMLDEVDAPLDDANVGRYARLVKEMSQTVQFIYITHNKIAMEMAEQLMGVTMHEPGCSRLVAVDVEEAMAMVEA from the coding sequence GTGCGGCTCAAGTGCATAAAACTGGCAGGGTTCAAATCCTTCGTCGACCCGACCACGGTGAACTTCCCGAGCAATATGGCGGCAGTGGTCGGGCCCAATGGCTGCGGCAAGTCGAACATCATCGACGCCGTTCGTTGGGTGATGGGCGAAAGTTCGGCGAAGAACCTCCGTGGCGAGTCGATGACCGACGTCATCTTCAATGGTTCGACCAGCCGTAAGCCAGTGAGCCAGGCGAGTATCGAGCTGGTGTTCGATAACTCTGACGGTACCTTGCTCGGTGAATACGCCGCCTATGCGGAAATTTCCATTCGCCGCAAAGTGACCCGCGACAGCCAGACCACTTACTACCTCAACGGCACCAAATGCCGCCGTCGTGACATCACCGACATTTTCCTCGGCACCGGCCTGGGCCCGCGCAGCTATTCGATCATCGAGCAGGGGATGATCTCCAAGCTGATCGAGTCCAAGCCCGAAGACCTGCGCAACTTCATCGAAGAAGCGGCGGGCATCTCCAAGTACAAGGAACGTCGGCGCGAGACCGAAAACCGTATCCGCCGCACCCATGAAAACCTGGCCCGCCTGACTGACCTGCGCGAAGAGCTCGAGCGTCAGCTTGAGCGTTTGCACCGCCAGGCCGAGGCCGCCAAGAAGTATCAGGAATACAAAGGCGAGGAGCGTCAGCTCAAGGCCCAGCTGTCGGCCCTGCGCTGGCAGGCGTTGAACGAACAGGTCGGGCAGCGCGAAGCGATCATCGGCAATCAGGAAGTCACTTTCGAAGCCTTGGTCGCCGAGCAGCGCAATGCCGATGCGGCTATCGAGCGCTTCCGTGACGGGCACCATGACCTGTCAGAGCGCTTCAATCTGGTGCAGGGACGCTTCTATTCGGTCGGCGGCGACATCGCCCGGGTCGAGCAGAGCATCCAGCACGGTCAGCAGCGCTTGCGGCAATTGCAGGATGATCTGAAAGAAGCCGAGCGCGCGCGCCTGGAAACCGAATCGCACCTGGGCCACGACCGCACCTTGCTGCTGACCCTCGGCGAAGAGCTGGACATGCTCACGCCGGAGCAGGAAGTCACCAGCGCCGCCGCCGAAGAAGCCGCCGCCGCGCTGGAAGAATCCGAGACCACCATGCACGCCTGGCAGGAGCAGTGGGACACGTTCAACCTGACTGCCGCCGAGCCGCGCCGCCAATCCGAAGTTCAGCAGTCTCGCATTCAGCAACTCGAAACCAGCATGGAGCGTCTGGCCGATCGCCAGAAGCGCCTTGGCGAAGAGCGCGCGCTGCTCTCGGCGGACCCGGAAGACGCCGCGATCATGGAACTCAGCGAGCAACTGGCCGCGAGCGAAGCGACGCTAGAAGATTTGCAGGCCAGCGAAGAAGCCCAGGTCGAGCGCCTTGAGCAACTGCGTCAGGAATTGCAGTTGGCTTTGCAAAATCAGCAGCAGGCCCAAGGCGATTTACAGCGCCTTAACGGTCGTCTCGCGTCCCTCGAAGCCTTGCAGCAAGCCGCGCTCGATCCGGGCACCGGCACCGCCGAATGGCTGCGCGAACAGCATCTGGCAGACCGTCCGCGTCTGGCCGAAGGTTTGAAAGTTGAAGCGGGTTGGGAGCTGGCGGTGGAAACCGTGCTCGGCGCCGACCTGCAAGCGGTGCTGGTGGATGACTTCGGCGATTTCGATCTGGCCGGTTTCGCCCAGGGCGATTTGCGTTTGCTCAGCCCGGCCAGCGATGGCGTGCGCGTGCCGGGCAGCCTGCTCGACAAGGTTGAAGCGCGGATCGATCTGTCGCCGTGGCTGGGGCAGGTGAAACCGGTCGAAAGTCTTGAGCAGGCGTTGGCCCTGCGCAGTCAATTGACTGCCGGCCAGAGCCTGATCAGTCGCGACGGCTATTGGGTCGGCCGATACTTTCTGCGTGTGCGCCGGGCCAGCGAAGCGGAGAGCGGCGTGCTCGCTCGTGGTCAGGAAATCCAGCGCCTGAGCATCGAACGCGAAGAGCGCGAAGCCACGGTCGAAACCCTGGAAACCCAACTTCAGAACCTCCGGGCGCAGCAGCGTCAGCAGGAAAACGGTCGCGAACATCTGCGTCGTTTGCTGCAAGACGAAGCGCGTCAGCAAGGCGAATTGAAAGCCCAGTTGTCTGCCGGCAAAGCCAAGGTTGAGCAACTGACGTTGCGTCGTACGCGCCTCGATGAAGAACTCACCGAGCTGGCCGAGCAACGGGCGCTTGAGCACGAAAACATCGGCGAAGCGCGTCTGCAATTGCAGGAAGCCCTCGACGCCATGGCGCTGGACACCGAGCAGCGTGAGTTGCTGCTGGCCCAACGCGACAGCCTGCGCGAGCGACTTGATCGGGTGCGCCAGGAAGCCCGGCAGCATAAGGATCACGCTCATCAACTGGCGGTACGCCTCGGCTCGCTCAAGGCGCAACATGACTCGACGCGTCAGGCGCTGGAACGGCTGGAGATGCAGTCCGAACGCCTGACCGAGAAGCGCGAACAACTGAGTCTCAATCTGGAGGAGGGCGAAGCGCCGCTGGAGGAGTTGCGCCTCAAGCTCGAAGAGTTGCTCGACAAGCGCATGACCGTCGACGAAGAACTCAAGACCGCGCAGATCGCTATGGAAGACGCCGACCGCGAATTGCGCGATGCGGAAAAACGTCGCAACCAGGCCGAGCAGCAATCGCAGTTGATCCGCGGGCAGATGGAAACCCAGCGCATGGAATGGCAAGCCCTGACCGTGCGCCGCAAAACGCTGGAAGATCAGTTGCTGGAAGACGGCTACGACCTGCATGGCGTGCTCGCCACGCTGACCGCCGAGGCCAGCGAGAAGGACGCCGAAGAAGAACTCGAACGCATTGCCGCGCGTATTCAGCGCCTCGGTGCGATCAACCTGGCCGCCATCGACGAATACCAGCAACAATCCGAGCGTAAACGTTATCTGGATGCGCAGAATGACGATCTGGTGGAAGCACTGGACACCCTCGAGAACGTGATTCGCAAGATCGACAAGGAAACCCGCAACCGCTTCAAGGATACCTTTGATCAGATCAATGGCGGTTTACAGGCTCTTTTCCCAAAAGTTTTCGGTGGAGGGCGCGCGTATTTGGAACTGACGGGCGAAGATCTACTCGATACAGGGGTAACGATCATGGCGCAGCCGCCAGGAAAGAAGAACAGCACCATCCATTTGCTCTCCGGTGGCGAAAAAGCCCTGACCGCATTGGCCCTGGTTTTTGCGATCTTCAAGTTGAATCCGGCGCCGTTCTGCATGCTCGATGAAGTGGATGCACCCCTGGATGACGCTAACGTTGGACGCTACGCACGGTTGGTCAAAGAGATGTCGCAGACGGTGCAGTTCATCTACATCACCCACAACAAGATCGCCATGGAAATGGCTGAACAATTGATGGGTGTGACGATGCACGAACCGGGTTGCTCGCGTCTGGTAGCAGTGGATGTCGAGGAGGCGATGGCGATGGTGGAGGCCTGA